Proteins encoded in a region of the Halothiobacillus diazotrophicus genome:
- a CDS encoding LysR family transcriptional regulator: protein MRRLTLRQLMVFEAVARHLSFSKAAEELYLTQPAVSMQVRQLEKFVGLDLTEQVGKRIFLTDAGRVVFHASKNITAQLRDLGAALSRMKGVSEGQLDLAVTSTVNAVATGILARFRDQYPQVAIHLDVSNRAEVLGLLTANKVDLAVMGQVPRELGLTATRFMENPLVVIAPPDHPLAGRTQVSIEEISSEAFVVREEGSGTRAAMERFFAARDIEIRTSMEMNSNEALRLAVQAGLGLGVISLQTLELELALKRLVVLPVEGFPIIRHWYVVQRADKRLSPVSQAFKDYLLSEVSETPILAQP, encoded by the coding sequence ATGCGTCGTCTGACCCTGCGCCAATTGATGGTTTTCGAAGCGGTTGCCCGTCATCTCTCTTTCTCGAAGGCGGCCGAGGAGCTCTACCTCACCCAGCCGGCGGTTTCCATGCAGGTGCGGCAGCTGGAAAAGTTCGTGGGCCTGGATTTGACCGAACAGGTGGGGAAGCGGATTTTTCTGACGGATGCCGGTCGCGTCGTCTTCCACGCCAGCAAGAACATCACCGCGCAGTTGCGGGATCTCGGCGCGGCGTTGTCCCGCATGAAAGGCGTGAGCGAGGGGCAGCTCGATCTCGCGGTGACATCGACCGTCAATGCGGTTGCTACCGGCATACTGGCTCGGTTTCGCGACCAGTATCCGCAGGTTGCCATTCATCTCGACGTGTCCAACCGGGCCGAAGTGCTCGGCTTGCTCACCGCCAACAAGGTCGATCTCGCCGTCATGGGGCAGGTGCCCCGGGAACTGGGCCTGACGGCGACCCGATTCATGGAAAATCCCCTGGTCGTGATCGCGCCGCCCGATCATCCGCTGGCGGGTCGAACGCAGGTGTCCATCGAGGAAATCTCGAGCGAGGCTTTTGTGGTGCGGGAGGAAGGTTCGGGCACCCGAGCCGCCATGGAGCGATTCTTCGCCGCACGCGACATCGAGATCCGTACCAGCATGGAGATGAACAGCAACGAAGCGTTGCGGCTGGCGGTTCAGGCGGGACTGGGACTGGGCGTCATCTCGCTGCAAACCCTGGAACTGGAACTGGCGCTCAAGCGTCTCGTGGTGTTGCCGGTCGAGGGATTCCCCATCATTCGGCACTGGTATGTGGTGCAGCGCGCCGACAAGCGTTTGTCGCCGGTATCCCAGGCATTCAAGGATTATTTGCTGTCCGAGGTGAGCGAGACGCCGATCTTGGCGCAGCCCTAG
- a CDS encoding ribulose-bisphosphate carboxylase has protein sequence MDQSARYADLSLSEEELIAGGKHILVAYKMKQKAGYGYLESAAHFAAESSTGTNVEVSTTDEFTKGVDALVYHIDEATEDMRIAYPIELFDRNITDGRMMIVSFLTLAIGNNQGMGDIEHAKMIDFYVPPRALQLFDGPSKDISDMWRILGRPIVDGGYVAGTIIKPKLGLRPEPFAEAAYQFWLGGDFIKNDEPQGNQTFAPLKKVMPLVADAMKRAQDETGQAKLFSANITADDHFEMCARADFILETFGPDADKVAFLVDGYVGGPGMVTTARRQYPSQYLHYHRAGHGAVTSPSAKRGYSAFVLSKMSRLQGASGIHVGTMGYGKMEGDADDRQIAYMIERDEAQGPVYFQKWYGMKPTTPIISGGMNALRLPGFFENLGHGNVINTAGGGSYGHIDSPAAGALSLRQAYECWKAGADPIEYAKEHKEFARAFESFPGDADKLFPGWREKLGVHK, from the coding sequence ATGGATCAATCCGCACGTTATGCCGACCTCAGCCTGAGCGAAGAGGAACTCATTGCCGGTGGCAAGCACATTCTCGTTGCCTACAAGATGAAGCAGAAAGCCGGTTACGGCTATCTGGAATCTGCCGCCCACTTCGCGGCCGAGTCTTCCACTGGCACCAACGTCGAAGTGTCCACCACCGACGAATTCACCAAGGGTGTCGACGCGCTGGTCTACCACATCGACGAAGCCACCGAAGACATGCGGATCGCCTACCCGATCGAGCTGTTCGACCGCAACATCACCGACGGTCGCATGATGATCGTGTCCTTCCTGACGCTGGCCATCGGCAACAACCAGGGCATGGGCGACATCGAACACGCCAAGATGATCGACTTCTATGTCCCGCCGCGCGCGCTGCAGCTGTTCGACGGCCCGTCCAAGGACATTTCCGACATGTGGCGCATCCTCGGTCGTCCGATCGTTGATGGCGGCTACGTGGCCGGCACCATCATCAAGCCGAAGCTGGGCCTGCGTCCGGAACCGTTCGCCGAAGCGGCCTACCAGTTCTGGCTGGGCGGCGACTTCATCAAGAACGACGAACCGCAGGGCAACCAGACCTTCGCACCGCTGAAGAAAGTCATGCCGCTGGTCGCCGACGCCATGAAGCGTGCCCAGGACGAAACCGGTCAGGCCAAGCTGTTCTCCGCGAACATCACCGCCGACGACCATTTCGAAATGTGCGCCCGTGCGGACTTCATTCTCGAAACCTTTGGCCCGGACGCCGACAAGGTCGCGTTCCTGGTCGACGGTTACGTGGGCGGCCCGGGCATGGTGACCACCGCCCGTCGTCAGTACCCGAGCCAGTACCTGCACTACCATCGCGCCGGTCACGGTGCCGTGACTTCCCCGAGCGCCAAGCGTGGCTACAGCGCGTTCGTCCTGTCCAAGATGTCCCGTCTGCAGGGCGCTTCCGGCATCCACGTGGGCACCATGGGCTACGGCAAGATGGAAGGCGACGCCGACGACCGTCAGATCGCCTACATGATCGAGCGCGATGAAGCGCAGGGTCCGGTGTACTTCCAGAAGTGGTACGGCATGAAGCCGACCACCCCGATCATCTCCGGCGGCATGAACGCCCTGCGTCTGCCGGGCTTCTTCGAAAACCTGGGCCACGGCAACGTGATCAACACCGCCGGCGGCGGCTCCTACGGCCACATCGACTCTCCGGCAGCGGGTGCGCTGTCCCTGCGTCAGGCCTACGAGTGCTGGAAGGCCGGTGCCGATCCGATCGAATACGCCAAGGAGCACAAGGAATTCGCCCGCGCGTTCGAATCCTTCCCGGGCGACGCCGACAAGCTGTTCCCGGGCTGGCGCGAGAAGCTGGGCGTTCACAAGTAA
- a CDS encoding CbbQ/NirQ/NorQ/GpvN family protein, translated as MTDKEQYRIQQEPFYQQQTNEVALYEAAYRRRLPVMVKGPTGCGKSRFVEYMAWKLGKPLITVACNEDMTASDLVGRYLLDANGTRWLDGPLTTAARIGAICYLDEIVEARQDTTVVIHPLTDHRRTLPLDKKGELIHAHPDFQLVISYNPGYQTLMKDLKQSTKQRFTGFDFDYPSAALETEIVAKESGLEAASVALLVKIGNVARNLKGHGLDEGISTRLLVYAATLIQDGVAPRDACRMALVRPITDDADIRETLDHAIDATFA; from the coding sequence ATGACCGATAAAGAACAGTACCGGATCCAGCAGGAGCCTTTTTATCAGCAGCAGACGAACGAGGTCGCGCTGTATGAGGCAGCCTACCGCCGGCGCCTGCCCGTGATGGTGAAGGGGCCGACCGGCTGCGGCAAATCCCGGTTCGTCGAATACATGGCCTGGAAACTGGGCAAGCCGCTGATCACCGTGGCCTGCAACGAGGACATGACCGCCTCGGATCTCGTTGGCCGTTACCTGCTCGACGCGAATGGTACACGCTGGTTGGACGGTCCGCTCACGACGGCCGCACGGATCGGTGCCATCTGCTATCTCGACGAGATCGTCGAGGCCCGTCAGGACACCACCGTGGTAATCCACCCGCTCACCGACCATCGGCGCACCCTGCCGCTCGACAAGAAAGGCGAGCTGATTCATGCCCACCCCGATTTCCAGCTGGTGATTTCCTACAACCCGGGCTACCAGACCCTGATGAAGGATCTGAAGCAGTCCACCAAGCAGCGATTCACCGGTTTCGATTTCGACTACCCGTCAGCCGCGCTGGAAACAGAGATCGTGGCGAAGGAAAGCGGTCTGGAAGCCGCCTCCGTCGCCCTTCTCGTCAAGATCGGCAACGTGGCCCGCAACCTGAAGGGCCACGGACTGGACGAAGGGATTTCCACCCGTCTGCTGGTGTATGCGGCCACCCTGATCCAGGACGGCGTAGCGCCACGGGATGCTTGCCGCATGGCGCTGGTTCGGCCGATCACCGACGATGCCGATATTCGCGAAACGCTGGATCACGCGATCGACGCCACGTTTGCGTAA
- a CDS encoding DUF423 domain-containing protein, with the protein MERMFFVLGALSAFFGVAAGAFAAHGLKGRMSMEMLSVFEVGVRYQMYHAFALLMVAWALTKWPSAFMTAGGVLFVIGTILFSGSLYLLSLTGVTWLGAITPLGGVAFLAGWLCLAWGAWKG; encoded by the coding sequence ATGGAGCGGATGTTTTTTGTCTTGGGTGCGTTGTCGGCGTTCTTCGGCGTCGCGGCAGGCGCGTTTGCCGCGCACGGTCTGAAAGGTCGCATGAGCATGGAGATGCTGTCCGTCTTCGAGGTCGGGGTGCGGTACCAGATGTATCACGCCTTCGCACTGCTCATGGTCGCCTGGGCGCTGACGAAGTGGCCCTCCGCATTCATGACCGCGGGCGGAGTCCTTTTTGTGATTGGCACGATCCTCTTTTCCGGCAGTCTTTATCTGCTGAGCCTGACCGGGGTGACGTGGTTGGGCGCCATCACGCCGTTGGGCGGGGTCGCCTTTCTGGCGGGCTGGCTCTGCCTCGCCTGGGGCGCTTGGAAGGGCTGA
- a CDS encoding YkgJ family cysteine cluster protein produces the protein MGSPCQGCGACCAYFRVSFYWAESVPFLDGRVPPEMTEQINPHRLAMKGTLVEPLRCVALDGEIGDCVSCTIYPNRPTPCRELEPWDENGQPDEKCGRARAAHGLPPLEPIEPVLPDAPETEDPRRTGTG, from the coding sequence GTGGGCAGTCCCTGTCAAGGTTGTGGTGCGTGTTGCGCCTATTTCCGCGTGTCTTTCTACTGGGCAGAATCGGTACCGTTTCTCGACGGTCGCGTGCCGCCCGAAATGACCGAACAGATCAACCCGCATCGACTGGCCATGAAAGGTACCCTCGTCGAACCGCTCCGCTGCGTCGCCCTCGATGGCGAGATCGGCGATTGCGTCAGTTGCACCATCTACCCCAATCGCCCGACGCCATGCCGGGAACTGGAACCCTGGGACGAAAACGGCCAGCCGGATGAGAAATGCGGCCGTGCGCGCGCTGCGCATGGGCTGCCGCCCCTCGAACCGATCGAACCTGTTCTGCCGGACGCTCCGGAAACCGAGGATCCGCGTCGTACGGGCACCGGTTAA